The Palleronia sp. THAF1 genome window below encodes:
- a CDS encoding MBL fold metallo-hydrolase, whose product MSTTRRTFLATGAALGGSVILPFTAKAAAHGGNTFEVDGGQIVVHPVNHASVVLETPIGVIYADPVGDASQYADFPEPDMIFITHEHGDHYNAETIQAVSKAATQLVTNIAVYDMLPPDLQMKAQQAANGESVDVSGLMVEAVPAYNITEGRLDFHPQGRDNGYVFEIGGRRIYISGDTEGTPEMRALEDIYLAFVSMNLPFTMAADQAADAVSEFAPTYVYPYHYRGRDGGTQDPEEFASLMAETDAETEVRIGDWYEPGEV is encoded by the coding sequence ATGTCCACGACCAGACGCACTTTCCTTGCCACCGGCGCTGCCCTTGGCGGTTCGGTGATCCTGCCATTCACTGCCAAGGCTGCGGCCCATGGCGGGAACACATTCGAGGTCGATGGCGGCCAGATCGTCGTTCACCCGGTGAACCACGCCAGCGTCGTGCTGGAGACGCCGATCGGCGTGATCTACGCTGACCCGGTGGGTGATGCGTCACAATACGCCGACTTCCCAGAGCCGGACATGATCTTCATCACCCATGAGCATGGCGATCACTACAATGCGGAGACGATCCAGGCGGTGTCGAAGGCGGCAACCCAACTTGTGACCAACATCGCGGTCTACGACATGCTGCCGCCCGATCTTCAGATGAAGGCCCAGCAGGCGGCCAACGGCGAAAGCGTCGATGTCTCTGGTCTGATGGTAGAGGCGGTCCCCGCCTATAACATCACCGAAGGCCGCTTGGACTTTCACCCGCAGGGCCGCGACAACGGTTACGTCTTCGAGATCGGCGGACGCCGGATCTACATTTCTGGTGATACCGAAGGCACCCCCGAAATGCGCGCGCTTGAGGACATCTATCTGGCCTTCGTGTCCATGAACCTGCCGTTTACCATGGCGGCGGATCAGGCGGCGGACGCGGTGTCAGAGTTCGCGCCGACCTACGTGTACCCCTACCACTACCGTGGCCGCGACGGCGGCACGCAAGACCCCGAAGAGTTCGCGTCACTGATGGCCGAGACCGATGCAGAGACCGAAGTCCGCATCGGCGACTGGTACGAGCCGGGTGAAGTCTGA
- a CDS encoding multidrug effflux MFS transporter: protein MSSLAPSRFLDRTTPPTVATMILLTSLGALAMNLFLPSLPNMTAYFDTEYRIMQIAVAGYLGVTGLLQLIIGPISDKYGRRNTLMGAVAIFVVASIGCVFATTIEVFLAFRLLQGAIVAGMILPRAALRDMYSTDQAASMMGWVTMGMAVAPMLAPALGGVLDGLFGWQANFVTLMALGVAGLWLVWADMGETAAPSTESITQQFGHYPELLTAPRFWGYALTAAFASGAFFAYLGGAPYVGSSVYGMSPERLGIYFGAPAVGYMVGNGLSGRYSNVFGIQRMIMTGTIVTVLGLSAGLLVDLGGMRRPETFFAFMIFVGLGNGLVIPNSMAGMLSVRPRLAGTASGLGGALMVGGGAGLSALAGILLERGEGAAPLLWLMTLTSLASVASIWFTIRREKRLAARGDLEAAE from the coding sequence ATGAGCAGCCTTGCACCCTCCCGATTTCTGGACCGCACGACGCCCCCCACGGTGGCGACGATGATCCTGCTGACATCTCTTGGCGCGCTGGCGATGAACCTGTTCTTGCCGTCACTGCCGAACATGACGGCCTACTTCGACACCGAATATCGCATCATGCAGATCGCGGTGGCGGGCTATCTGGGCGTCACGGGCCTGCTGCAACTGATTATCGGCCCGATCTCTGACAAATACGGACGGCGCAACACGCTGATGGGCGCGGTGGCGATCTTCGTGGTCGCCTCCATCGGCTGCGTTTTCGCCACGACGATAGAGGTTTTCCTGGCCTTCCGTCTGTTACAAGGCGCCATCGTCGCCGGCATGATCCTGCCCCGCGCCGCGCTGCGCGACATGTATTCCACCGATCAGGCAGCCAGCATGATGGGCTGGGTCACGATGGGCATGGCCGTCGCCCCGATGCTGGCCCCCGCGTTGGGCGGAGTGCTGGATGGCCTGTTCGGCTGGCAGGCGAACTTCGTGACGCTGATGGCCTTGGGAGTCGCGGGCCTGTGGCTGGTCTGGGCCGATATGGGCGAGACAGCGGCCCCCAGCACCGAGTCCATCACCCAGCAATTCGGCCACTACCCCGAACTTCTGACCGCCCCGCGCTTCTGGGGGTACGCGCTGACCGCCGCCTTCGCCTCGGGCGCGTTCTTTGCCTATCTAGGCGGCGCGCCCTACGTCGGCTCATCCGTCTACGGCATGTCGCCAGAGCGTCTGGGCATCTACTTTGGCGCGCCCGCCGTCGGTTACATGGTCGGCAACGGACTGTCGGGGCGCTATTCAAATGTTTTCGGAATTCAGCGCATGATCATGACGGGCACAATCGTGACCGTCCTGGGACTGAGCGCGGGCCTTCTGGTCGACCTTGGCGGCATGCGTCGGCCAGAGACGTTCTTCGCCTTCATGATCTTCGTGGGTCTTGGCAACGGCTTGGTGATCCCGAACTCGATGGCCGGAATGCTCTCTGTACGCCCCCGCCTTGCGGGTACAGCATCCGGTCTTGGCGGCGCGCTGATGGTCGGCGGCGGAGCTGGCCTGTCAGCACTCGCAGGCATCCTGCTGGAACGCGGGGAAGGTGCCGCGCCACTTCTATGGCTGATGACCCTGACCTCCCTCGCCTCGGTCGCGTCGATCTGGTTCACGATCCGACGGGAAAAGCGACTGGCAGCACGGGGGGACTTGGAAGCGGCGGAGTAA
- a CDS encoding IS5 family transposase (programmed frameshift), translated as MSDLYWLSEAQMERLRPYFPKSHGVPRVDDRRVLSGIIFINRNGLRWRDAPREYGPHKTLYNRWKRWSDMGVFARIMAGLAAEAPDNKTISIDATYLKAHRTASSLWSKKGGRGRLIGRTKGGMNTKLHAVTDACGRPIRFFMTAGQASDYTGARALLSSLPDADWLLGDRGYDADWFREDLINKKIKPCIPGRKSRDTPVKYDKRRYRKRNRIEIMFGRLKDWRRVATRYDRSPTVFLSAIALAAAVIFWL; from the exons ATGAGTGATCTATACTGGCTGAGCGAGGCTCAGATGGAGCGGCTGCGGCCTTACTTTCCCAAGAGCCATGGCGTGCCCCGCGTCGATGATCGACGGGTCCTGAGCGGCATTATCTTCATCAATCGCAATGGCTTGCGATGGCGAGATGCGCCGCGTGAATATGGCCCCCACAAGACGCTTTACAACCGCTGGAAGCGGTGGAGCGATATGGGCGTGTTCGCGCGGATCATGGCTGGCTTGGCGGCGGAGGCGCCCGACAACAAGACGATCTCCATCGACGCCACGTATCTGAAAGCGCATCGCACGGCCTCGAGTCTATGGTCGA AAAAAGGGGGGCGTGGACGCCTGATCGGACGCACGAAGGGCGGCATGAACACCAAGCTGCACGCCGTGACGGACGCGTGTGGGCGGCCTATCCGGTTCTTCATGACGGCGGGACAGGCCAGCGATTACACTGGAGCCAGAGCTCTATTGAGCAGTCTTCCGGACGCCGACTGGCTCTTGGGGGACCGAGGATACGACGCGGACTGGTTCCGCGAAGACCTTATCAACAAGAAGATAAAGCCCTGCATCCCTGGCCGGAAGTCACGCGACACCCCGGTCAAATACGACAAACGCCGCTACCGAAAGCGCAACCGGATTGAGATCATGTTCGGTCGCCTGAAAGACTGGAGACGCGTGGCCACGCGTTACGACAGAAGCCCCACGGTCTTCCTCTCAGCCATCGCCCTCGCCGCTGCCGTCATCTTTTGGCTATGA
- a CDS encoding acetyl/propionyl/methylcrotonyl-CoA carboxylase subunit alpha, with amino-acid sequence MFKKILIANRGEIACRVIKTARRMGIATVAVYSDADRNALHVRMADEAVHIGPAQANQSYIVIDKIMEALRQTGAEAVHPGYGFLSENPKFAEALAKAGVAFIGPPQNAIEAMGDKITSKKLAQEANVSTVPGHMGLIEDADEAAKIASEIGYPVMIKASAGGGGKGMRIAWDNDEAREGFQSSKNEAANSFGDDRIFIEKFVTQPRHIEIQVLADQHGTCLYLGERECSIQRRNQKVIEEAPSPFLDEATRKAMGEQSVALAQAVGYTSAGTVEFIVDGDRNFYFLEMNTRLQVEHPVTELITGVDLVEQMIRVAAGEKLALAQDDVTLTGWAMESRLYAEDPYRGFLPSIGRLTRYRPPSEVAAGPLAENGKWHETGAHTGETAVRNDTGVYEGGEISMYYDPMIAKLCTWGPDRDTAIEGMRLALDRFELEGIGHNLPFLSAVMDHPKFTSGNMTTAFIEEEYPDGFEGVTLPDADLTRVAAAAAAMNRVAEIRRTRISGRMDNHERRVGSEWVVVVQGQEIPLTIDADREGATVRLENGATHRITSDWMPGQPLAVLDVDGTPLVLKVGRATGGYRLRTRGADMVVRVFSPRQAELARLMLEKEEADTSKLLLCPMPGLVVKLHVSEGDEVQQGQPLCTIEAMKMENILRAERKGIVSVVNAGEGDSLAVDEVIMEFE; translated from the coding sequence ATGTTCAAGAAGATCCTGATCGCGAACCGGGGCGAAATTGCCTGCCGGGTCATAAAGACCGCGCGCCGTATGGGGATTGCCACCGTCGCCGTCTATTCCGACGCAGACCGCAACGCGTTGCACGTGCGCATGGCCGACGAAGCCGTGCACATCGGCCCCGCCCAGGCCAACCAGTCCTACATCGTGATCGACAAGATCATGGAGGCTCTGCGCCAGACCGGGGCAGAGGCCGTGCATCCGGGGTATGGCTTCCTGTCTGAAAACCCGAAGTTCGCCGAAGCGCTGGCCAAGGCGGGCGTCGCCTTCATCGGCCCGCCGCAGAACGCGATCGAGGCGATGGGCGACAAGATCACCTCCAAGAAGCTGGCGCAGGAGGCCAACGTCTCGACCGTGCCGGGCCATATGGGATTGATCGAGGATGCCGACGAGGCCGCGAAGATCGCGTCTGAAATCGGCTATCCCGTGATGATCAAGGCCAGTGCTGGCGGCGGCGGCAAGGGCATGCGGATCGCTTGGGACAACGACGAGGCGCGCGAGGGCTTCCAGTCTTCCAAGAACGAGGCCGCCAACAGCTTCGGCGATGATCGCATCTTCATCGAAAAGTTCGTCACCCAGCCGCGGCACATCGAAATCCAGGTGCTCGCCGATCAGCACGGCACCTGCCTGTATCTGGGCGAGCGTGAGTGTTCTATCCAGCGCCGCAACCAGAAGGTCATCGAAGAGGCGCCGTCGCCGTTCCTTGACGAGGCAACGCGCAAGGCCATGGGCGAGCAGTCCGTCGCACTGGCACAGGCCGTGGGCTACACCAGCGCCGGGACGGTCGAGTTCATCGTGGACGGTGACCGTAACTTCTATTTCCTGGAGATGAACACCCGCCTGCAGGTCGAACACCCTGTGACGGAGCTGATCACCGGCGTCGATCTGGTCGAGCAGATGATCCGCGTGGCGGCTGGCGAAAAGCTGGCGTTGGCGCAGGACGATGTGACGCTGACCGGCTGGGCGATGGAGTCGCGGCTTTATGCAGAGGATCCCTATCGCGGGTTCCTGCCCTCCATCGGTCGTTTGACGCGGTATCGGCCCCCGTCAGAGGTGGCGGCGGGACCGCTGGCCGAGAATGGCAAATGGCATGAGACTGGTGCGCACACGGGCGAGACTGCGGTGCGCAACGATACCGGCGTCTATGAGGGCGGCGAGATCAGCATGTATTACGATCCGATGATCGCCAAACTGTGCACCTGGGGTCCGGATCGCGACACGGCCATCGAAGGTATGCGGCTGGCTCTGGATCGATTCGAACTGGAGGGGATCGGTCACAACCTGCCGTTCCTGTCGGCGGTGATGGACCATCCGAAGTTCACCAGCGGCAACATGACGACCGCCTTCATCGAAGAAGAATACCCCGACGGGTTCGAAGGAGTCACGCTGCCCGACGCCGACCTGACCCGTGTGGCGGCGGCGGCGGCGGCGATGAACCGTGTGGCAGAGATTCGGCGCACGCGCATTTCCGGTCGGATGGACAACCACGAGCGCCGTGTCGGTAGCGAGTGGGTCGTCGTGGTGCAGGGGCAAGAGATACCTTTGACCATCGACGCCGACCGCGAAGGCGCGACCGTGCGTCTGGAGAATGGCGCGACGCATCGCATCACGTCCGACTGGATGCCGGGCCAGCCGCTGGCGGTGCTCGACGTGGACGGCACGCCTTTGGTGTTGAAGGTCGGGCGCGCCACGGGCGGCTACCGCCTGCGAACGCGCGGGGCCGATATGGTCGTCAGGGTCTTCAGCCCCCGACAGGCCGAATTGGCGCGCCTGATGCTGGAGAAGGAGGAGGCGGACACCTCCAAGCTGCTTCTGTGCCCCATGCCGGGTCTGGTCGTGAAGCTGCACGTGTCCGAAGGCGACGAGGTCCAGCAGGGCCAACCTCTGTGCACCATCGAGGCGATGAAGATGGAGAACATCCTGCGCGCCGAACGCAAGGGCATCGTGTCTGTCGTGAACGCGGGCGAGGGCGACAGCCTTGCCGTGGACGAGGTGATCATGGAGTTCGAATAG
- the thpR gene encoding RNA 2',3'-cyclic phosphodiesterase, translated as MRCFLALDPPDTLRDALAALQDGLRVGRLVDEDDLHLTLAFMGDMELDALDELNLDLEMLRPGPVRIEVTGLDTFGSINPRSLHASARPHPELDHLNRKVETLVRRAGHPLPHHRFVPHITLARFRHRMPPEDHVKLGRFLSAHGNFRFDPVSVDRLMLYQSTLTDDGPRYDLLEEYALA; from the coding sequence ATGCGCTGTTTCCTTGCACTCGACCCGCCCGACACTCTTCGTGACGCCCTTGCCGCTTTGCAGGACGGCCTGCGCGTGGGGCGGTTGGTGGACGAGGATGATCTGCACCTGACGCTCGCCTTCATGGGCGACATGGAGCTTGATGCGCTGGACGAGCTGAACCTCGATCTGGAGATGCTGCGCCCGGGCCCCGTGCGGATCGAGGTTACGGGGCTGGATACGTTCGGATCGATCAACCCACGGTCGCTGCACGCCTCGGCCCGCCCGCATCCCGAACTGGACCACCTGAACCGCAAGGTTGAAACGCTGGTGCGCCGTGCAGGCCATCCCCTGCCCCACCACCGCTTCGTCCCGCACATCACGCTCGCTCGCTTTCGCCACCGGATGCCGCCGGAGGATCATGTGAAACTGGGCCGCTTCCTGTCGGCCCACGGCAACTTCCGTTTCGACCCGGTCAGCGTGGACCGGCTGATGCTGTACCAGTCGACCCTGACCGACGACGGCCCGCGCTATGATCTGCTGGAAGAGTATGCGCTGGCCTGA
- a CDS encoding DUF6497 family protein produces MSLLRVIPIVAVSASGTCAAADTIALPSGIEAQFLDVITDAPGMGIAHRYRFVSPSLTPDRDYVTTEADMAHLCVSYALPRVETAEPRPEAIVITLADRPVPFGATDPEAVQFFEAYTPQGTDCLWRDF; encoded by the coding sequence ATGAGCCTTCTGCGTGTCATTCCTATCGTCGCGGTTTCCGCGTCGGGCACTTGCGCCGCCGCCGACACCATCGCCCTGCCATCCGGCATCGAGGCGCAGTTCCTCGATGTCATCACTGACGCGCCGGGGATGGGGATCGCGCATCGCTACCGCTTCGTGTCGCCGTCGCTGACCCCGGATCGGGACTATGTAACCACGGAAGCCGACATGGCCCACCTGTGCGTGTCCTACGCGTTGCCGCGGGTCGAGACGGCAGAGCCGCGGCCCGAGGCCATCGTGATCACATTGGCGGACCGCCCCGTGCCCTTCGGTGCGACCGATCCCGAGGCTGTCCAGTTCTTCGAAGCCTATACGCCGCAAGGCACGGACTGCCTGTGGCGTGATTTCTGA
- a CDS encoding hemerythrin domain-containing protein — protein sequence MTNTDMTALEQRDALPDALRVLVQELPRGTWEAHPNFSPLTRFWLQRHLMFRELLEKLQGGTRGYLDDVMDARSYGRNAARLAQMFLSELHAHHNIEDAHYFPVLQGLDPRLERGFDLLDADHHALDGHLNGLAEDTNAMLRGLSGNDPKVAAGTLDDRLTDFGAFLNRHLVDEEELVVPVILRYAPEIG from the coding sequence ATGACCAACACAGACATGACGGCGCTGGAACAGCGCGACGCCCTGCCAGACGCCTTGCGCGTTCTGGTGCAGGAACTGCCCCGCGGCACCTGGGAAGCGCACCCGAACTTCTCGCCCCTGACGCGGTTCTGGCTGCAACGGCATCTGATGTTCCGCGAGCTGCTGGAAAAGCTGCAGGGCGGCACGCGCGGTTATCTGGACGACGTGATGGACGCGCGCAGCTACGGCCGCAACGCCGCGCGGCTGGCGCAGATGTTCCTGTCGGAGCTGCACGCCCACCACAACATCGAAGACGCGCATTACTTCCCGGTGCTGCAGGGGCTGGACCCGCGGCTGGAACGCGGATTCGACTTGCTGGATGCGGACCACCACGCGTTGGACGGCCATCTGAACGGGTTGGCCGAGGACACCAACGCCATGCTGCGCGGGCTGTCGGGGAATGACCCGAAGGTGGCAGCGGGCACGCTGGACGACCGGCTGACCGACTTCGGCGCGTTCCTGAACCGGCATCTGGTAGATGAAGAAGAGTTGGTTGTGCCGGTGATCCTGAGATACGCGCCAGAGATTGGGTGA
- a CDS encoding acyl-CoA carboxylase subunit beta, with the protein MKDILDQLVEKRAVARLGGGQKRIDAQHAKGKLTARERLELLLDDDSFEEFDMFVTHRATDFGMAENKIPGDGVITGWGTINGRQVYVYSQDFTVLGGSLSETHAQKICKVMDMAMQNGAPIIGLNDSGGARIQEGVASLAGYADVFQKNVLASGVIPQISVIMGPCAGGAVYSPAMTDFIFMVKDTSYMFVTGPDVVKTVTNEVVTAEELGGASTHTKKSSVADGAFENDVEALIEIRRLVDFLPLSNRSIPPVRPFFDDPKRIDDSLDTVIPDNPNMPYDMKEVITKVADEGDFFEIQEDYAKNILTGFIRLEGQTVGVVANQPMVLAGVLDIDSSRKAARFVRFCDAFEIPILTLVDVPGFLPGTSQEYGGVIKHGAKLLFAYGEATVPKVTVITRKAYGGAYDVMASKHLRGDFNYAWPTAEIAVMGAKGAVEILYRSELGDKDKIAERTAEYEANFANPFKAAERGFIDEVILPQSTRRRVSRAFASLRGKRLQNPWKKHDNIPL; encoded by the coding sequence ATGAAGGATATTCTGGACCAGTTGGTGGAGAAACGGGCCGTCGCGCGGCTGGGCGGTGGTCAGAAACGGATCGACGCGCAGCACGCCAAGGGCAAGCTGACCGCGCGCGAGCGCCTGGAGTTGTTGCTGGACGACGACTCCTTCGAAGAGTTCGACATGTTCGTCACCCATCGCGCCACCGATTTCGGGATGGCCGAGAACAAGATCCCCGGCGATGGTGTGATTACGGGGTGGGGCACGATCAACGGGCGTCAGGTCTACGTATATAGCCAGGATTTCACCGTTCTGGGTGGATCGCTGTCGGAAACCCACGCGCAGAAAATCTGCAAGGTCATGGACATGGCCATGCAGAACGGCGCGCCGATCATCGGGCTGAACGACTCGGGCGGGGCGCGGATTCAGGAAGGCGTGGCCTCGCTGGCGGGTTACGCCGATGTGTTTCAGAAGAACGTTCTGGCCTCGGGCGTCATCCCGCAGATCAGCGTGATCATGGGTCCATGCGCCGGTGGCGCGGTCTATTCACCGGCGATGACCGACTTCATCTTCATGGTGAAGGACACGTCCTACATGTTCGTCACCGGCCCTGACGTGGTGAAGACCGTCACGAACGAGGTCGTCACGGCCGAGGAACTGGGCGGCGCGTCCACCCACACCAAGAAGTCCAGCGTGGCCGATGGCGCGTTCGAGAACGACGTTGAAGCGCTGATCGAGATCCGCCGCTTGGTGGACTTCCTGCCGCTGTCCAACCGCTCGATCCCGCCGGTGCGGCCTTTCTTCGACGATCCCAAGCGCATCGACGACAGTCTGGACACGGTGATCCCCGACAATCCCAACATGCCCTACGACATGAAGGAAGTGATTACGAAGGTCGCGGACGAGGGCGATTTCTTCGAAATTCAGGAAGACTACGCCAAGAACATTCTGACCGGCTTCATTCGGTTGGAAGGGCAGACCGTCGGTGTCGTGGCGAACCAGCCAATGGTGCTGGCAGGCGTGCTGGACATCGACTCCAGCCGCAAGGCCGCGCGGTTCGTCCGGTTCTGCGATGCCTTCGAGATACCGATCCTTACGCTGGTGGACGTGCCGGGCTTCCTGCCGGGCACGAGCCAGGAATACGGCGGCGTCATCAAGCATGGCGCCAAACTGCTGTTTGCCTACGGCGAGGCGACGGTGCCGAAGGTCACGGTTATCACGCGCAAGGCCTATGGCGGGGCGTATGACGTGATGGCATCCAAGCACCTGCGGGGCGATTTCAACTACGCGTGGCCCACGGCGGAAATCGCGGTGATGGGCGCGAAGGGTGCGGTGGAAATCCTGTATCGCTCCGAGTTGGGCGACAAGGACAAGATCGCCGAGCGCACGGCAGAGTATGAGGCGAATTTCGCGAACCCGTTCAAGGCCGCCGAACGCGGCTTCATCGACGAGGTCATCCTGCCCCAATCCACACGCCGCCGCGTGTCGCGCGCATTCGCCAGCCTGCGCGGCAAGCGCTTGCAGAACCCGTGGAAGAAGCACGACAATATACCGCTATGA